The Candidatus Phytoplasma asteris DNA segment TTGAGGGTCTACAAATAGAGTTTGGTTTTTAGGGCGGTAGTTTGTTTGTTGATAGGAATTTTTCTTTTTAGAATGAGAAACAATTGTAATATTTAATAATTCTCCTTTTAATGTTTGTAAAAAGTTTTTGATTTGAACTAAGTCGTTGGGGGTTGATTTTGTTTCCCAACCGCCCCTAATGATTCCTTGATTTGTTTCTTTTTTCATATTTTTCTCCTTTTGTTTGGTTTTTTTTATAAAAATAAAAATCCCCGAATTTGTGAAAAATAAAATCGCAAAATTTAGGGGTATATGCGCGTGTTTGGGGGTATGTTAATGTTATTATACATGTAAGGTTTAATATATTAGTTAAAAAAAGCAATAATTTTAATCAATTATTTCTACTTTGTCTTTTCCAAAAAAATAAATAGCTAAATCGACTATGATTTTATTTTTGGCCTCTTCATAAGTAATGTATGGGTCTAAAAAACATTTTTGATATGCTTCTTTTCCGAATTGTCGCAATAAATCATCAACATCTTTACAAGTTTTATCATAAGGTGGTAAAATGCGTCTAATTTCGTAAATAATATTTTCTTCTTTAAGTTGTTCTCCTAAGGCTTCACTTCGTTTTTGACCTGTTTCATCATTATCTAAGGCAATAATTACTTTGATATTTTCTTTTTTTAGAATTTCTATTTGTGATTTAGAAAGTAGTTGAGTGACACAAATGAGACCGACAACGTTTTTAATATTGTTTTGCCAACAACTAATGACATCGAAAAAACCTTCATGAATAATAATGGTTTTCATTTGTTTAATATAAGGTAACGCTTCAAAAAAACGATAACTGAAATGAAAAGTAGGTGTTTGACTAAAATTATTGAGGGATTTATATTTAGGTTGGAAATAAGAAACTTCGCGAAAGTTATTTTGATAAAAATGAAATGTTTTATTGTATCCATTTTCAATGGGGATAATGATGGAACCATGAAAAGTATCGTGATAATATGTTTTATTTTGTTGATTGGTTTTATCTTTAATAAAACCATATTCAATTAATTTTATTGTATCGATATTTTGCTTTTTACAATAATTTAATAAACGAAAAGATAAAGGTTTATCAGATAATGGGGCATAACCTAGTTTAAATTCTTTAATAGTTTCTATAGTTAATTTTCTTTTTTGGGTTAAATTCTTGTTAATTATTTAGGGATTTGATTAATCCTAAAACCCCTTTTTGGCATAAATCCTCTTTAGTTAAAACTCGCGGATAATATTTAAATTGATAAGCTAGTTTTTTTACTAAAGGTAAATGAAGTTCGATTAATTGATTACGAATTTCTAAATTCTTTTTATTTTTTAAAAAATCTTTAAATAATTTTTGTCTTAACATTCAATTCCTCTCTAAAAACATTTTTTAGAAAAGATATGAAATTATTTTTTTAGTCTTTGAAACAAAAAAAGACTAACTTAATAGTTAGTCTTAAAGAATTTTTAAAAAACAAAAAAGTGTCTAAACTTTTGGAACACCTCAATGCTCCTAAAAGAAGATTATCTGGTAATAAATTATCAATCTTTTTATGTAATGAAGATATTAGTTTTTCAGAATGGTGTAAACTAGAAGAATCTTGTGGTGGTCAAGAACATAAATATATTAGAAAAAATTGTATCTTTATAAATTGAAAAAAATATAATAATTATAAATATTTCATTAGTTAAAAAATATGGTTTAATTAATCTAAATCTATATTTAAATCTTTTTTAATACAATCCTCCCCTTTGGCTTCTTGTTTATTTAATTCTTTTATTTGAAATATGATTTAATAAATTATTAGTTTTTTCTATTAAATCATATTTCATTTTAATTGGATTCCAAACAATATAAGAAATATATTTTGAATTTAAACTAATATGATAAGTACAACGACGTTTTAATTGAATAATGCTTTCATCTTTTTTAAAATATCCTCAAAAGAAAATCATCAATACTTTTAACAGTAGTAATAATAATTAATTTACATTCTAAAACTTTATTTTTATAATGAGACTTAACAGAAGTTGAAGCATTATTATCTAACATTTTTAATAAATCCGATAAACCTAAACAATTAGAACGAAAATCTTCTAAAACATCATTACTACCAGATGAAATATAAGTTTGATAATTTTTATCTTTGGCTGTTTTTTTTGGCAAGAGTAGTTTTACCTGAACCACTCATACCAGTGATAAAAACACATTTCATTGTTCTTCCCATTCCTTTCAAAGTGTTAGTTGTACATTTAAATAATTTTTCTATTTCAACAGAATAAATATTATGTTCTATAATATTAATGTAGAGTTAGTGATGTTGTACTAAAATATTTAAAAAAAATATTTCTTTAGTTTGAAAAGATATGAAATTATCTACTTAACTTTTAATTTTAAAAAATAATTTTAAAATTAAAAGTTATATTTAAAAAACGGAACAATACAAACGTGTTAAATATTTAATTGATAAATTAGGGATTTCTTTGAATAATATTTTAATTTTATCTTTTAGCAAAAGTAAGGTAAATAGAATTACAAAACGCTTTTATACAGATATCAAAATTATTTCAGTCTTAAAGAATTTTAAAAAAGAAAAAGTTATATAAAGTTTTGGGGAACCCCACCTTTTGTATATTTTTCTATTGATAAATAACCTTTTGAAGCAAATACAAACAATAACGATAATACAAAAAGCGAGTCTCATAAAGATAAAAACAAAAAACTAATCTTTTTTTTAGAAAGATTAGTTTTTAAATTTATAAAAAAGAAAGGAAGAAAAAAGAAATTCTAAACTAAACAATATTTAAAAAAAATTATTTTTTATTTTTTTATAAAGTGAATATTATCTATTACAAAACCAATATCAAAAAATAAATTATCTGATGTACAAGAAAATGTTTTAAAGATTAAACTTATTGGAATATCATTATTTATAGGAGATTTAGTTATTTCTATATCTACAATAAAATCAAGTACATTATCAGCATTCCATCTTTCATTTTTGTTAGAGCCTATATAATTATGACTTTCGGTATCGTAACAAAAAGTATACATTATTCTTTTTTGTATTTTATCTTTTTTTAATCTTAATTTTTTATTAAAAAAGCCTTCTTCTTCTTCAAGTATTTCTTCAAAATCTTCTAAAGATATATAAAATGATTGTAGATCGCTTTGTTGTTCACATATTTTAAAGTTTTGAAAACCTTCTATAGTTGGAAAAGAACCATAAAATTTAAATGAAGGTGCAAAATTGATTAAAATATCTGAAAATTTATATTTTATTTCTTCTAAAGAAGAAACTCCTAAATGACTAGGTCTAGTTAAATCCAAATTCAAACTTTTTAAAATATTATAATAAGATAAATTTGGTGTATTTGATTTTTTATTATTTACTTCTTTCAAAGTTACGTAACTTTTTGAACTATGTGTTAAACTTAATTTTTTTGATTTATTCAAATGGTTTCTATTTGATGTTGAAGAAGAAGCAATATCTTCTTTTTCCATAGCAAATATGTGGTTTTGATTAAATTTATTAAATAATAAAATAAACAAAAAAAATACAAATGTAAATTTAAAATATTTTTTATTAAAAAAATAATTTTTTTTAATATCTAATTTCATTATTTTATATACCTCATTTTTATTTTTTTATATTAAACTAACAAAAAAAAAATTATCAACACTTTTCAAACTAAGAAAATATTTTCTTAGTTTGAAAAGATATGACATTATCTAATTAATTTTTAGTTTTAAAAAACAATTTTAAAACTAAAAATTATATTTAAAAATGGAACATCGTAATTAAATTTAACAATAGACCATTTTATTTTAAAGATAAATGGACTATATGCTATTATTATTATTATATCATTACTTAAAAACAATTTCAACAACATAATTGACATTAAAGATGTTTATTTTCATTTAGGCAATTTATTAAACAGTACAGGAACAATAATTAGTTTCATTTTATCTCTTTTTTTACATTTTAATCTTTATTACCTTTTTAGTTTTTTTAGGTTATATCTTTAACATTATAAAAACAATCATAAAATGGATTTTATTCCCATTTAAATTATTAATTATAGGATTTATAAAAATTAATTAAAACTATAATTTTTATAAAACTTACCACCCAATTGCGCGCACTTTTTTTAATAAATTACGTTTTTTCAAGAGCGTTATTGAAGGTTTTAATTCCTCTTATTTCCATATAAACATCAATAATATCGTAATCTTTACAACATTTCCAACAATGAATTTTATTATCTGAAGTTAAATGGCAACAAGTTGGGTTTTGTCCTTGATGAATGGGACAAGGAAAACGATATTTGGGATTGAATTTTGGTGGTATTATATTTAATTTTTTTAATAAAACTGACATAGGGAAGTTGATTTGAATATTTTTTATTTTTTCTTGAAAATTCATTTATTTTAACTCCTAGTTTTTTTGATTAATAATAAGTTTCTATTTTATAAGGTAAAACATAACCGATTTCTTGGAAGGTTTGAGTGGTCATTTCAAAGTGATAAATTAAGGTTTTTTTGGTACCACTTCTATTTTTTTTTGATACATATGAGGTGTTCCAAAAGTTTAGACACTTTTTTGTTTTTTAAAAATTCTTTAAGACTAACTATTAAGTTAGTCTTTTTTTTGTTTCAAAGACTAAAAAAATAATTTCATATCTTTTCTAAAAATGTTTTTAGAGAGGAATTGAATGTTAAGACAAAAATTATTTAAAGATTTTTTAAAAAATAAAAAGAATTTAGAAATTCGCAATCAATTAATCGAACTTCATTTACCTTTAGTAAAAAAACTAGCTTATCAATTTAAATATTATCCTCGAGTTTTAACTAAAGAAGATTTATATCAAGAAGGGATTTTAGGATTAATCAAAGCCCTTAATAATTACCAAGATTTAGGCTATGACTTTGTTACTTATGCAACTCCAAAAATAAAATTTGCAATCAATGAACTAATAAGAAAAAGCCATTCACCTTCAATCCCCCAAAAAACAAACAAACCAAACAATATCAGTTTTAAAGAAGAACAATACAAACAACCTAATTGGGATAAAATCCTTAATCCACATCAATTATGGCTAAAACAAGTAAAACATGAATTATTAATAAAAAAACTAAAAACTAAACTAAGTAAAAATGAATTCAATGTTATTTGTTTAAATTTTGGCATCTCATTAGAAAAAAACAATGAACCTAATCAACAACCCCTATCCAATCATGCCATCGCCCAAAAACTAAATTTAACTTTAAAACAAATAGAAAACTTAAAAAAAGACGCCATCAAAAAACTAAACCCAAATTATAAAAATAAGGAGAATAAAATATGTTAAATAAAGTTCAATTAATCGGTAATATCGCTCATAACCTAGAAAAACAATATATCAATAGCAACAACGAACAAATACCTAAAATAGATTTCAATTTAGCAATTAACAATAAAGATAAAGTTCAATACATCCCTTGTGTCGTTTTTAGAAATCAAGCTGAAACCATGAGTACATATTTAAATAAAGGTTCAAAAATATATGCAGAAGGCGCATTATCCATCCAAAAATATACCACCAACGAAGGTAAAACGCGAACCACATCCAAAGTAATTATTCAAAATGTCATTTTTTTAGATAACAAAACCAAATAATATTTAAAAAATTAAGTCCCCAAAAGGGACTTTTTTTATAAAAAAAGGAGAAAAAATATGAATAAAAAAGAATTAATTAAATCAATAGCTGAGGTAAATAAAACCTCAATAACCCAAACCGAAGAGTTTTACAACTCATTTGAGAATGCTCTAATTAAAGCAATCACATCAAATGAAGAAGTGGTTTTATCCTCTAAAATTGGTAAATTCATCTTAAAAACTAGAAAAGCCCACACAACTCCCGAAACTAAATTCATCATCAATAAACAAACAGGAAAAAAAACAGGAAAAAGAACTGGCAAAAACTTAAAAATACCCGCAAAAACGGTTGTTAGTTTTAAAATGTCAAAACCAATCAAAGATGAAGTCAAAAAACTACAATTAAAATAAAAGGAGAAATAATATGAGCGATGCAATGACCGAAGCATACCGAGGAACTTACTTTAAAGACCGTTCAACCACCAAAAACCACAAAGGTAAATGGATAAATTTGCATCATTCCAATAAAACCTTTAAAAATAAAAAGAAATTATCTAAAAATAAATGAATAAAATTTATAAAAATTATTAAGAAAGTAGGAAATAATGTGGATTTTTTCAATATTTACAATAATTAGCAATTTTATATTAAATTACACTAAAGGATTTACCGCTGCTGAAATCATGGAAAGAAGATTGGATGGAATACAAACAACTCTATTTACAATATTAATCATTACTGGTTTTAAACCTATTTTTAAATTAATTAAAAATACAATTGTTTTTATTAAACAAACTATTATAAACATATTTTTTCCTAATAAAAAACTTCAAACTTTAGAAATAAAAAACACTAAACAAGTATGTCAAGAAAAGTAACTCCACGCGATAACGCTGTAATTGAAAACTTTTTCGGCCAAATGAAAACTATCTTACAACATCAACATCCTTTTTTATTTCAAAAATCAACCAAAAAAGTAAAAAAAATAATCAATTATTTCCCTAAATTTTGGAACAATCAATGGATTTTAGCTAAATTAAATTATTTACTTAATTTTTTTTAGTCTTAAAGAACAATTTTAGAGACAAAAGTTGTCTAAAAAAAACGGAACAGCGCAAAATTTATTAAAAAATTTATTAAAAAAATAAATAAATTTAATTATAATAAATTAGGTAGTTAAAAAATAATAATTACCTTTATAAAAGATAATAATCAATTACATTATTTACAAAAAAATTTGTTCCTTTGTTCGGAAAATTAAATCCCCATTTTAAAAAACAACGAAAAACAAATCAAAGAAGTTTTCAATAATATTAAATTTTTTTTTATAATTTAAAAATAATAAGCACAACACTTTAGAAAGTATATACATCATGTTAAACATTTATAAAAATAAACATTATTTTTGTTCAATAATTGTTTGTTTATTTTCAATAATATTTTTTTTTATTTTCTTTTTTTGGATATCATATTTCGTATCTAAACAAAACATATTAAAGTTCCAAAAAACAAATAAAATATATGAACAAATTCAACAAATTAATTACGAAAGTGAATATAATCCAAAGATATATAATAAAAAAGAAAAAGAAAGATGCGAAAAACAAGTTCCTAGAACATGTCAAAAACCAATAATTCCTTTAGAAGAATATGATCCAATAAAAGAATTAAATATACGGAAATATATGTCTGACCCCGCAGTTGGAACAGTTATAATTGCTTTAAAAGATAAACATGAACAATTATATAAAAAATACATTTATGCTGAAAAATTGATTGATTTTTTAATAGCAAAAGATCAAACAATTGAAACTTTAAACACTAAATTAGAACAAACCGAACAACAATTAAGTAAAACAAATAATGAATTAGGTAAAACAAAAACTAAATTAGAACAAAATGAACAACAATTAAGTAAAACAAATAATGAATTAGGTGAAACAAAAACTAAATTAGAACAAAATGAACAACAATTAAGTAAAACAAAAACTAAATTAGAACAAACCGAACAACAATTAAGTAAAACAAATAATGAATTAGGTGAAACAAAAACTAAATTAGAACAAAATGAACAAAAATTAAGTAAAACAAAAACTATATCAGAACAAACAAATCAACAATTAAGTGAAACAAAAACTAAATTAGAACAAACCGAACAACAATTAAGTAAAACAAATAATGAATTAGGTAAAACAAAAACTAAATTAGAACAAACCGAACAACAATTAAGTAAAACAAATAATGAATTAGGTGAAACAAAAACTAAATTAGAACAAAATGAACAACAATTAAGTAAAACAAAAACTAAATTAGAACAAAATGAACAACAATTAAGTAAAACAAAAACTAAATTAGAACAAACCGAACAACAATTAAGTGAAACAAATAATGAATTAGGTAAAACAAAAACTAAATTAGAACAAAATGAACAACAATTAAGTAAAACAAAAACTAAATTAGAACAAACCGAACAACAATTAAGTGAAACAAATAATGAATTAGGTAAAACAAAAACTAAATTAGAACAAAATGAACAACAATTAAGTAAAACAAATAATGAATTAGGTGAAACAAAAACTAAATTAGAACAAACCGAACAACAATTAAGTAAAACAAATAATGAATTAGGTAAAACAAAAACTAAATTAGAACAAAATGAACAACAATTAAGTAAAACAAAAACTAAATTAGAACAAAATGAACAAAAATTAAGTAAAACAAAAACTATATCAGAACAAACAAATCAACAATTAAGTGAAACAAAAACTAAATTAGAACAAACCGAACAACAATTAAGTAAAACAAATAATGAATTAGGTGAAACAAAAACTAAATTAGAACAAAATGAACAACAATTAAGTGAAACAAAAACTAAATTAGAACAAAATGAACAACAATTAAGTAAAACAAAAACTAAATTAGAACAAACCGAACAACAATTAAGTGAAACAAATAATGAATTAGGTAAAACAAAAACTAAATTAGAACAAAATGAACAACAATTAAGTAAAACAAAAACTAAATTAGAACAAACCGAACAACAATTAAGTAAAACAAATAATGAATTAGGTGAAACAAAAACTAAATTAGAACAAACCGAACAACAATTAAGTAAAACAAATAATGAATTAGGTGAAACAAAAACTATATCAGAACAAACAAATCAACAATTAAGTGAAACAAAAACTAAATTAGAACAAACCGAACAACAATTAAGTAAAACAAATAATGAATTAGGTGAAACAAAAACTAAATTAGAACAAACCGAACAACAATTAAGTAAAACAAATAATGAATTAGGTAAAACAAAAACTAAATTAGAACAAAATGAACAACAATTAAGTAAAACAAATAATGAATTAGGTGAAACAAAAACTAAATTAGAACAAAATGAACAACAATTAAGTAAAACAAAAACTAAATTAGAACAAAATGAACAACAATTAAGTGAAACAAATAATGAATTAGGTAAAACAAAAACTAAATTAGAACAAAATGAACAACAATTAAGTGAAACAAAAACTAAATTAGAACAAACCGAACAACAATTAAGTAAAACAAATAATGAATTAGGTGAAACAAAAACTAAATTAGAACAAAATGAACAACAATTAAGTGAAACAAATAATGAATTAGGTAAAACAAAAACTAAATTAGAACAAAATGAACAACAATTAAGTAAAACAAATAATGAATTAGAACAAACCGAACAACAATTAAGTAAAACAAATAATGAATTAGGTGAAACAAAAACTAAATTAGAACAAAATGAACAACAATTAAGTGAAACAAATAATGAATTAGGTGAAACAAAAACTAAATTAGAACAAACCGAACAACAATTAAGTAAAACAAATAATGAATTAGGTGAAACAAAAGAAAAAAATAAACTAAATTATTTTCACAAAAATAAATTTTTTTTATTTATAATGTTAACTATAATAAATTTACTTTTTTTAAATGTTTTTATTTTATATAAAACATATAAATTTTATAGAGTAAATTATAAAGAATAAACTTAATTTTTATTTTATTTAAAATTTTTAAATAAAAAACTTTAAATTTATAAAAATTCGAATAATATTATTAAATAATGATAAATAATTAATCTATTTAATTGATGTTTAAGAAAATATTTTATTTATTTTTAATTAAAAATAAAAATTTTCTAAAGTTTTAGAACACAACAGTGTTTCAATATAAAAGATAACATAATGGTTTTACCAGAACCTGTAGGAGCAATAAAAAAAGATTTATTTCTTTGTTCTAAAACTTTAATTATTTTATCAACAAGTTGTTTTTGTCTTGGGCGTAATAACATTTTAATCCATCCTTATTTTTAATTTATTTAACCTTTATATTTATATATAACAAATATAAAAAAAAATACATAATAAAATAAACAAATTATTATATTTTTTTTAAATATATCATCATCAATTCAATACAACAATAACTTAACGCAAAATATTAACCCTCAATAATATGATAAGCTTTAAATAAATAAACCCATTGAAGAGAAACAATTTTGAAAAACAATATTATTAAAAAAATACTTAATATAAAAAATAAAAAAAGATGTTGGAATTATAAAATACTTTTCATTTTACCAAAGAAGTTTTCAATTACAGCGTTATCACGAGGGGTAGCTTTTCTTGACATAATTATTTAAAAACCTTTTTAATTAGTGTTTGTTGGATTTTTAAAGATTGATAAACTGTTCCTTTTGTTGTTTGGTTTGGTTATTAAAAGAATCAATAATACAAGAAAAATATAAAAATCCTTGTGGAGTTTTGAAATAAGTGATATCTGTAAAGAGTTTTTGTAAAGGGGCTGCGCTGTTCCGTTTTTTTAGACAAATTTTGTCTTTAAAATTGTTCTTTAAGACTTAAAATTAAGTAGATAATTTCATATCTTTTCAAACTAAGGAAATATTTTTTTTAAATTTCAAAAAGTTTCTAAAACTTTTAATAATTCATTAGTTTCAAAAGATATTTTTATTAAATATTTTTTCTTTACACTATATAGTTAGGTAAAAAAAGTTAAAAAAGTGGTAAGAAAATGAAATTATAATTATTTTTTTACATAATTATGTTATTTTAATTAAAAAAATGTGCAAAAAGGTAACCTCTTTTTCAAGGCTAAACATTAAAATAAATTAAAAAATAATTTATATAAGATTTTGACAATATTGAGAAGGTGATGAATAATTTAATTTAGCTAAAATCCATTGATTGTTCCAAAATTTAGGGAAATAATTGATTATTTTTTTAACTTTTTCAGGTGATTTTTGAAATAAAAAAGGATGTTGATGTTGTAAGATAGTTTTCATTTGGCCGAAAAAGTTTTCAATTACAGCGTTATCACGTGGAGTAGCTTTTCTTGACATACTGATTAAAAAACCTTTTTTAATTAGTGTTTGTTGGACTTTTTGTGATTGATAAACTGTGCCTTGGTCGGAATGAATGCACTGTTCCGTTTTTTTAGACATTTTTTTATTTTCTCCTTTTCGTAATTTTTTTCGTTATTTATCGGCTTCTGAATTATTTATTGTATATATAATAATGAAAATTGAACTTATTGTTAATGTGATTATTATAATACTTAAAGTTTTTGAACTTGGTTGAAAATAATTTAGTGCTTCATAGAATAAAATTGGAAGCGTTAAAAAATAATAAAGTTTGTAATATGGTTTTTACAATTATATTCATTTTTTTGGGTTCTCGTTATTTTTTTATTTTAATTTTAGATCTTTAATTTCATCTTTGATAGTTTTAGATAATTTGAAGGCAATAACTGTTTTGGCAGGTATTCTTAGTTTTTTGCCCGTTTGGGGGTTTCTCCCTACATAAGATTTTCTAGTTTTTAAGATAAATTTACCGATAGAAGGTGATAAAACCACTTCTTCATTGGATGTGATGGCTTCGATTAATGCAATTTCCAATGAGTTGTAAAATTCCTCAGTTTTTGTTATTGGGGTTTTATTAATTTCGGCGATTTTTTTAATTAATTCTTTTTTATTCATGTTTATTTTTCTCCTATTTTTTTGGGTTTGGTTTTTGTTTTATTCGTTGTCTTCGGTATTAAATTTAACTGTTCCATCGCGGTTGTAACTAGTGTATTTAGTTTGTTTGCCAGTTATTGGGCTATATTCTTCAATAAAGTGAATTGTTTTGTTATCTTCGTAATAACAAGTTTTTTTAATTAATTTATTGTTTCTTAATTCTTGAGTTACTCTTTGGGACCAATCGTTAATTATTTCTTTTATGGTTGATTTACTCATTTTGGTTGTTTCTCCTATTTTTTATTGGTTTGTTTGGTTCTATTGCTTGAATAAAATTACCGTTTTTGTCATATTCGTCGATGTAATCTATTGTTATGCCGTCGTCTTAGTTATAGTGTATTTCTTTGATTGTTGTTTTCATTTTTTTGTTCTCCTTATTTTGTTTTTTGGTTTTTTTGTTCGTTTTTTTAAGTAATCGCTGGTTGAGTAATGAGTTGTTAGATAATTTCCATTTTGGTTGTATTAGTCAATGAAATGGATTGTTTTGCCGTCGAGTTGGAAAAAGGTATCTTTTATTTGGTTTCCAGTTTGTGAGTTGTATTCGTAGATGGAGTAAATTGTTTTGCCATCATATCGAAACCATGTCGTTTTAGTTTTATTTCTTGTTTGGAGAGCGTATTCGGTGATTTTTTTAATTGTTTTGCCATCTGTACGGAAATGGGTTTGTTTTATTGTTTTCATTTTATTTATTCTCCTTATTATTTAATTTATTATGTTGTTTTACAATATTAATTGTTAAAGGATTTAATCCATATAAAAGGGATGAATCTAGATAAACACGTGAGAAAATATTAAGTTCAAAAATATTTTTACAAATGTGATTGTAAAGATGAATTGAGTCTATTTCATACAATCTTTGATATTGATTTAAAGAAATTAATTTTTCTTTCAATTTTTGAAAACCTACAATGTAGTATTTTTGGACTATTTCAATTGTGGATTGGAG contains these protein-coding regions:
- a CDS encoding sigma-70 family RNA polymerase sigma factor, giving the protein MLRQKLFKDFLKNKKNLEIRNQLIELHLPLVKKLAYQFKYYPRVLTKEDLYQEGILGLIKALNNYQDLGYDFVTYATPKIKFAINELIRKSHSPSIPQKTNKPNNISFKEEQYKQPNWDKILNPHQLWLKQVKHELLIKKLKTKLSKNEFNVICLNFGISLEKNNEPNQQPLSNHAIAQKLNLTLKQIENLKKDAIKKLNPNYKNKENKIC
- a CDS encoding DUF2963 domain-containing protein, with translation MKTIKQTHFRTDGKTIKKITEYALQTRNKTKTTWFRYDGKTIYSIYEYNSQTGNQIKDTFFQLDGKTIHFID
- a CDS encoding HU family DNA-binding protein encodes the protein MNKKELIKKIAEINKTPITKTEEFYNSLEIALIEAITSNEEVVLSPSIGKFILKTRKSYVGRNPQTGKKLRIPAKTVIAFKLSKTIKDEIKDLKLK
- a CDS encoding HU family DNA-binding protein; amino-acid sequence: MNKKELIKSIAEVNKTSITQTEEFYNSFENALIKAITSNEEVVLSSKIGKFILKTRKAHTTPETKFIINKQTGKKTGKRTGKNLKIPAKTVVSFKMSKPIKDEVKKLQLK
- a CDS encoding single-stranded DNA-binding protein, with product MLNKVQLIGNIAHNLEKQYINSNNEQIPKIDFNLAINNKDKVQYIPCVVFRNQAETMSTYLNKGSKIYAEGALSIQKYTTNEGKTRTTSKVIIQNVIFLDNKTK
- a CDS encoding DUF2963 domain-containing protein; this encodes MSKSTIKEIINDWSQRVTQELRNNKLIKKTCYYEDNKTIHFIEEYSPITGKQTKYTSYNRDGTVKFNTEDNE
- a CDS encoding DEAD/DEAH box helicase family protein, with protein sequence MLLRPRQKQLVDKIIKVLEQRNKSFFIAPTGSGKTIMLSFILKHCCVLKL